In the genome of Bacillus sp. S3, one region contains:
- a CDS encoding ISL3 family transposase: MGIDDFAFKKRKRYGTIFIDLQTGDILDFLPNRDKESVRSWLIKHPEIQLITRDRAHAYKNAAEEASPKIKQVGDRWHILQHLFDAVKKTIKSIVPPRWKPTGQDSNVQQCSSSHPLPKRLQPLVEHEENVWKRIQNARRLQKEGKSITAIAKQLGISRNTVYKDLATTSKPSLKRTSLYDRYLPLIRNMIADGSKGDEIEAACRKAGFGGHRNTLNYMIADERRDIRNKKPQTLNLQQAIIRILWDKDVQNHKKAFKSLYPNLLKTFPSLMEISEFIQSFRNLFEEKHSSGLRKWLIEHKHSPFTYFQTFLNGIRGDIKAVYYAITLPWSNGKTEGTINKLKNIKRMMYGRAGITVLLNRLRFQG, encoded by the coding sequence GTGGGCATTGATGATTTTGCTTTTAAGAAAAGAAAACGGTATGGCACGATCTTCATAGACCTACAAACAGGTGATATCCTTGATTTTTTACCAAACCGAGACAAAGAGTCAGTAAGGAGCTGGCTCATCAAACATCCTGAAATTCAACTGATTACAAGAGATCGTGCCCATGCATATAAAAATGCGGCAGAGGAAGCGTCACCAAAAATCAAGCAAGTTGGTGATCGTTGGCATATCCTCCAGCATCTTTTTGACGCAGTTAAGAAGACGATTAAGTCTATTGTGCCGCCAAGATGGAAACCGACTGGTCAAGACTCAAATGTCCAACAATGCAGTTCATCACACCCTTTACCAAAACGGCTCCAGCCTTTGGTGGAACACGAAGAAAACGTTTGGAAGAGAATTCAAAATGCCCGGCGCCTTCAGAAAGAAGGCAAGAGCATCACAGCGATCGCAAAGCAGCTAGGTATTTCCCGTAATACCGTTTATAAGGATTTAGCTACGACATCGAAACCGTCCCTTAAACGAACTTCTTTATATGACCGATATCTTCCCCTTATCCGTAACATGATCGCAGATGGATCAAAGGGTGATGAGATAGAGGCTGCGTGCAGGAAAGCAGGGTTTGGTGGACATCGCAACACACTAAATTACATGATTGCGGACGAACGCCGGGATATCCGAAATAAAAAGCCACAGACACTGAATCTTCAACAGGCAATCATCCGGATCCTTTGGGATAAGGACGTACAGAACCATAAGAAAGCATTTAAATCCTTGTATCCCAACCTTCTAAAAACGTTCCCATCGTTAATGGAAATTAGCGAATTCATTCAATCCTTTAGGAACCTTTTTGAGGAAAAACATTCATCCGGCCTTAGAAAATGGCTGATTGAACATAAGCACTCACCATTTACTTATTTCCAAACCTTCCTTAATGGCATCAGAGGTGACATTAAGGCTGTTTATTACGCTATAACATTACCTTGGTCAAACGGGAAAACTGAAGGAACCATAAATAAGTTGAAAAATATCAAACGGATGATGTATGGACGTGCAGGTATAACGG
- a CDS encoding transposase family protein, translating into MVISNFNELFKFDQNVEVLYTIMEPDAMYAVLKICSKHAQCPECKHVSSRQHSQYARKVDDLPVSGHSVHITVLLHKWFCGNKDCKVKVFTERLNWLSPSARKTNRLENLIRHVGFTNNCLAAEKICRKMRISISHDAILYRIKKEEPVQPRECPFRGH; encoded by the coding sequence ATGGTCATTTCAAACTTCAATGAACTTTTCAAGTTCGACCAAAACGTTGAAGTCCTTTATACCATAATGGAACCGGATGCAATGTATGCCGTGTTAAAGATATGTTCAAAACATGCACAATGCCCAGAATGCAAACATGTATCGTCTCGACAGCACAGCCAATATGCTAGGAAAGTCGATGACCTTCCGGTCTCAGGTCATTCGGTTCATATAACCGTTCTATTGCACAAATGGTTTTGTGGTAACAAAGACTGTAAGGTTAAAGTATTCACCGAACGTTTGAACTGGTTAAGCCCTTCCGCCAGAAAAACAAACAGGCTGGAAAACCTGATTCGTCATGTGGGATTCACTAATAATTGCCTGGCCGCTGAAAAAATCTGCCGAAAAATGCGCATTTCGATAAGCCATGATGCCATTCTGTACCGGATTAAAAAGGAAGAACCGGTTCAGCCAAGGGAGTGTCCCTTTCGTGGGCATTGA